Proteins from a genomic interval of Blastocatellia bacterium:
- a CDS encoding MerR family transcriptional regulator produces MAESQLQIGQVAALAGVSVDTVRYYERQRLLERAPRSSGGFRLFTAETVEHIRFIKQAQDIGLSLVEIKELLITTGGATQCQRVHDLLKEKLSELDERMRAMREFRRTLTRHLVACETELHERGAAASCPVIVKIADSKRKAKK; encoded by the coding sequence GTGGCTGAGTCTCAATTACAGATAGGTCAAGTCGCGGCCCTCGCTGGTGTCAGCGTTGATACAGTGCGCTACTATGAGCGACAACGACTCCTAGAGCGTGCGCCCAGGTCAAGCGGCGGCTTTCGTCTCTTTACTGCTGAAACGGTCGAGCACATCCGGTTCATAAAACAAGCGCAGGATATTGGCCTGTCCCTCGTTGAGATTAAAGAACTCCTCATAACTACCGGCGGCGCAACGCAGTGTCAGCGCGTCCACGATCTCTTAAAAGAAAAGCTCTCCGAACTAGATGAGCGGATGCGAGCAATGCGTGAATTTCGCCGTACTTTAACTCGCCACCTCGTAGCCTGTGAGACTGAGTTACACGAACGCGGCGCAGCCGCCTCGTGCCCGGTGATTGTCAAAATTGCCGACAGCAAACGAAAGGCAAAGAAGTGA